In Acidicapsa ligni, a single window of DNA contains:
- a CDS encoding alpha-amylase family protein → MEFHISRTIREKLDFDGLLFSYTGNVIFANVPASRKLAALLNAAQLKDAGSEAANPINAGALFAMGLIDELNHALVARYREEIDPAVLSDALRWFAEKLGAAEVERLLTTFVGDFPAVAVYQGQLTAAEWLSRSSDGLPNREAALEELMLLWLTNINPAFTPFRDLFDDSNLQTQSPYPGVTSALPDYLSTRPPFSAEVGSLFEALSAPMLASPDSITGQLEFIRERWPKYLGQDLSRVLLAIDVLREEDVAIWMRFHPPGPDQYRHGAPTWGGEGFIGDEFVGFDQDFSPEYIVGPDGVRHRRYATDYQAPLNEYEAFSADQAWMPNVVLIAKSTYVWLEQLSQKYERHIYHLDHIPDAELRLLSDRGITGLWLIGLWERSTASRTIKRLRGQGDAVASAYSLKEYNIAEDLGGPAAYSNLRDRAAALGIRLASDMVPNHMGIDSPWVIEHPEWFISRPESPFPVYSFTGPDISPDSRVEIKIEDHYYDQTDAAVAFRVRYHHDGATRFIYHGNDGTSFAWNDTAQLDYSKAYVREHVIQVILHVARQFPIIRFDAAMVLAKRHVQRLWFPLPGAGGSIPSRAENAVSQEEFDALMPHEFWREVVDRVAIEVPGTLLLAEAFWLLEGYFVRTLGMHRVYNSAFMNMLRDEENAKYRSYLKKTIEFDPDILKRYVNFMSNPDERTAIDQFGSGDKYFGTCTLLATLPGLPMFGHGQIEGYTERYGMEFKQAKLKEYPNEGLEARHQHDIAPLLKNRRLFAESSNFVLYDFWTEHGTVDENVFVYSNLLHDQRAIVFYNNRYEGTRGSIHASVAAMDKASGELRQTSLSEGLALPADDSLFVAYRDISSGLEFLRRASDLHHHGMSLELRGYQYVVLLHWRQLRASADQPWDALWSALEGRGVYSMDEALSKLRLRPLHEELREAVSAKNAQLFAEIAAELAQADSNTEEEPTSLSSIGAPAVPSTKNEEAATSLKTIEPVLESPLDARLDTELDTRPDIRLDAYLEQSRQCFSKIMERASREIEAAARIHKTETPNTTRVSSTPGSLPQHPASSGSKNSDDLLRSYEEQCEALTAAVLQLPQLATHFSTSLPTGFASLLPGHDPLQTKAQSWAPAIAWILLQAIPAPGIHTSLFDQLHLRSALGDALSSVGMEGEQRWRAAAYVRVLLLLSDHPSISIDSPDLWSDPDVRWLTGVNQASEKTYFNKEQFTELLGWLQLPLLVKIAHLKTGQADAIQAIELAASSALQAANGAGYNLDLYLNPTQKEPVVKA, encoded by the coding sequence ATGGAATTTCATATCTCCCGGACAATCCGGGAAAAGCTTGATTTCGACGGACTACTTTTCAGCTACACCGGCAATGTCATATTTGCGAATGTACCCGCCAGTCGAAAACTCGCGGCTCTTCTGAATGCAGCTCAGCTCAAAGATGCTGGCTCCGAAGCGGCGAACCCGATCAATGCCGGCGCCCTATTCGCAATGGGTCTGATTGATGAACTGAACCACGCTCTGGTCGCTCGTTATCGCGAGGAGATTGATCCCGCGGTATTGTCGGACGCATTGCGCTGGTTCGCGGAAAAACTGGGCGCAGCCGAAGTTGAACGCCTCCTCACGACATTCGTCGGAGACTTTCCTGCGGTCGCGGTCTACCAAGGTCAATTGACCGCCGCGGAGTGGCTCAGCCGCTCCAGCGATGGATTGCCAAATCGCGAAGCTGCTCTCGAAGAGCTCATGCTGCTTTGGCTGACCAATATCAATCCTGCATTCACGCCCTTTCGCGATCTCTTCGATGACAGCAACCTGCAGACGCAGTCGCCCTATCCTGGCGTAACCTCGGCACTTCCGGACTATCTCAGCACGCGGCCTCCCTTTTCTGCAGAGGTTGGCAGCCTCTTCGAAGCACTCTCTGCTCCGATGCTTGCTTCACCGGACTCCATCACCGGGCAACTGGAGTTCATTCGCGAACGCTGGCCCAAATATCTCGGCCAGGATCTCAGCCGCGTTCTATTGGCGATAGATGTTCTACGCGAAGAAGATGTCGCTATCTGGATGCGCTTCCATCCGCCAGGGCCGGATCAATATCGTCATGGCGCGCCAACATGGGGGGGCGAGGGCTTCATTGGCGATGAGTTTGTAGGATTCGATCAGGACTTTAGTCCGGAATATATTGTCGGGCCAGATGGAGTACGGCATCGTCGCTACGCCACCGACTATCAGGCACCGTTGAACGAGTACGAAGCCTTCAGCGCAGATCAGGCGTGGATGCCAAACGTGGTACTGATCGCGAAGAGCACCTATGTGTGGCTGGAGCAGCTATCGCAGAAGTATGAACGGCACATCTACCATCTCGATCACATTCCCGATGCAGAGCTGAGGCTGCTCTCCGACCGCGGCATTACAGGCCTGTGGCTGATCGGGCTATGGGAGCGAAGCACCGCATCCAGAACGATCAAGCGGCTACGTGGACAGGGCGACGCTGTCGCATCGGCATACTCCCTCAAGGAGTACAACATTGCAGAAGATCTCGGCGGTCCGGCTGCTTACTCCAACCTGCGGGATAGAGCTGCTGCTCTCGGTATTCGGCTGGCGAGTGACATGGTGCCGAACCATATGGGAATTGATTCGCCCTGGGTTATCGAGCATCCTGAATGGTTCATTTCGCGCCCTGAGAGCCCGTTTCCCGTGTACAGCTTCACCGGTCCGGACATCTCTCCCGACAGCCGCGTAGAAATCAAGATTGAAGATCACTATTACGATCAGACGGATGCCGCCGTGGCTTTTCGAGTGCGGTACCACCACGATGGCGCAACGCGTTTCATCTATCACGGCAATGACGGAACATCCTTTGCATGGAATGATACGGCGCAGTTGGATTACTCGAAGGCCTATGTACGCGAGCACGTGATCCAGGTGATTCTGCATGTTGCGCGGCAGTTCCCTATCATCCGTTTTGACGCGGCAATGGTGCTCGCCAAGCGTCATGTACAGCGGCTCTGGTTTCCGCTGCCAGGCGCCGGTGGGTCCATTCCGTCACGCGCGGAAAATGCCGTTTCGCAGGAAGAGTTCGATGCGCTCATGCCGCATGAGTTCTGGCGTGAAGTCGTGGATCGCGTTGCTATCGAGGTTCCGGGAACGTTGTTGCTGGCCGAGGCTTTCTGGTTACTCGAAGGCTACTTCGTTCGCACACTCGGCATGCATCGCGTGTACAACAGCGCATTCATGAACATGTTGCGCGATGAAGAAAACGCCAAGTATCGTTCCTATCTCAAGAAGACCATCGAGTTCGATCCAGACATCCTCAAACGCTATGTCAACTTCATGAGCAATCCCGACGAACGAACCGCTATCGATCAGTTCGGCTCTGGAGATAAGTATTTCGGAACATGCACGCTCCTCGCGACACTGCCGGGTCTGCCCATGTTTGGCCACGGGCAGATCGAGGGCTACACCGAACGCTATGGCATGGAGTTCAAGCAGGCCAAGCTGAAGGAGTATCCGAATGAAGGTCTCGAAGCGCGCCATCAGCATGACATCGCTCCACTGCTGAAAAATCGAAGACTCTTCGCGGAGAGCTCAAACTTTGTGCTGTATGACTTCTGGACCGAGCATGGAACGGTCGACGAAAACGTCTTTGTTTATTCAAATCTCCTGCATGATCAACGAGCAATTGTCTTCTACAACAATCGCTATGAAGGCACACGGGGCAGCATTCATGCTTCAGTAGCAGCAATGGATAAGGCAAGCGGAGAACTGCGCCAGACCAGCCTTTCCGAGGGGCTTGCGCTGCCTGCCGATGATTCACTCTTTGTCGCTTATCGCGATATCTCCAGCGGCCTGGAGTTTCTGCGTCGCGCCTCCGATCTGCACCATCATGGAATGAGCCTCGAACTGCGCGGCTATCAATATGTCGTCCTGCTGCACTGGCGCCAGCTACGCGCATCTGCAGACCAGCCCTGGGATGCCCTGTGGAGCGCACTCGAAGGGCGCGGTGTTTACAGCATGGACGAAGCTCTCTCGAAATTGCGTCTGCGGCCTCTGCACGAAGAGCTTCGCGAAGCAGTCAGTGCAAAGAATGCTCAGCTTTTTGCCGAAATCGCCGCAGAGTTAGCACAAGCCGATTCGAACACGGAAGAAGAGCCCACATCCCTCTCATCAATTGGAGCACCAGCAGTCCCCTCCACGAAAAATGAAGAAGCAGCCACAAGCCTGAAGACAATTGAACCGGTTCTGGAATCGCCACTCGATGCAAGACTCGATACAGAGCTCGATACAAGGCCCGATATAAGGCTCGACGCCTACCTTGAGCAGAGCAGGCAGTGCTTCAGCAAGATCATGGAGAGAGCGTCCCGTGAGATCGAAGCCGCGGCTCGCATCCATAAAACGGAGACGCCAAATACAACGCGTGTCTCCTCAACACCCGGATCGCTACCGCAGCACCCTGCGTCAAGTGGCTCCAAGAACTCCGATGATTTATTGCGCAGCTACGAGGAGCAATGCGAAGCGCTGACGGCAGCAGTTCTTCAGCTTCCGCAACTCGCAACGCATTTCTCAACATCACTGCCCACGGGCTTTGCTTCCCTGCTCCCCGGCCACGATCCCCTGCAGACGAAGGCACAATCCTGGGCTCCGGCAATAGCGTGGATACTGCTACAGGCAATCCCCGCGCCAGGCATTCATACTTCGTTGTTCGATCAACTTCATCTGCGATCGGCTCTGGGAGATGCCCTCTCATCTGTCGGCATGGAAGGGGAGCAACGCTGGCGTGCCGCCGCTTATGTAAGAGTCTTGCTTCTGCTCTCAGACCATCCATCCATCTCGATCGATTCGCCTGACCTCTGGTCCGATCCGGATGTACGCTGGCTTACCGGAGTTAACCAGGCATCCGAAAAAACTTACTTCAACAAAGAACAATTTACGGAGTTACTGGGCTGGCTCCAGCTACCACTCTTAGTCAAGATCGCACATTTGAAGACAGGACAGGCAGATGCGATTCAGGCAATAGAATTGGCCGCTTCCAGTGCCCTGCAAGCCGCAAACGGTGCCGGGTACAACCTGGATTTGTATCTCAATCCCACGCAGAAAGAACCAGTCGTCAAGGCGTAG
- a CDS encoding tetratricopeptide repeat protein, which yields MRAKNTQTPFAFGMFLFVAGLAFLQQIGHAQGSSESYRQTVLSIQQHIEQNDLNGAYELITRANKEFPLDGGLENLLGVVEIQQGYADRARQAFSAAIQHSPKLVSAYLNLGRVLMQSAANSPATQAQALHIYERALVLEPANSEANYQSAVLLMWAHHYQRSLEHVAKLRPEDRSLPGAQALVCGDEVGLGHKEAADRDAATLAANPELTELDLSEILPILRANDRADLAQMILEAVAKHHPLSPEGLRTEGLAQEAEGKLDLARATLESAFASDPSSVVVLLDLSRVAEALKDYPGALGYIAHARDLQPKDASLPYRFGAICLKLNLLAEARKALGDAVKLAPENPQYNLAMGIVSSYAQDATEGLPYLEKYHSLRPADASGILALGTTYFRAKDFQTASTWLKQCVNDASTAASARYYLGRIARQNGKLDEAAAELTQSLTLKPHQSEVLAELGQTYVQMKKYPEAQKTLEEAIKLDGDNIAANFALLQMYGRTNDPRRDEQTKRFHDIREKNDETYREMMRTIEIDPKGAPRKENKEPDSVIFPAESSAPSAP from the coding sequence TTGAGAGCAAAGAATACGCAAACGCCATTTGCGTTCGGCATGTTCCTGTTCGTGGCTGGGCTTGCGTTTCTGCAGCAAATCGGCCATGCACAGGGCAGCAGTGAGTCATATCGGCAGACGGTGCTATCGATTCAGCAACACATCGAGCAGAACGATCTGAATGGCGCATATGAATTGATTACCAGGGCCAACAAAGAATTTCCTTTAGATGGCGGTCTTGAGAATCTGCTCGGTGTAGTAGAGATTCAACAGGGATATGCGGACCGTGCCAGGCAGGCGTTTTCTGCGGCGATACAACATAGCCCCAAGCTGGTCAGCGCCTATCTCAATCTCGGTCGTGTACTCATGCAAAGCGCTGCCAATAGCCCGGCCACGCAGGCACAGGCGCTGCACATCTATGAACGAGCTCTCGTGCTGGAGCCCGCCAACTCCGAAGCGAATTACCAGTCCGCAGTTCTGCTGATGTGGGCACATCACTATCAGCGCTCCCTGGAGCACGTGGCGAAACTAAGGCCTGAAGACCGCAGTCTGCCAGGCGCCCAGGCATTGGTATGCGGCGACGAAGTTGGGCTTGGGCATAAAGAGGCCGCCGATCGAGACGCAGCCACACTGGCTGCCAATCCAGAATTGACCGAGCTCGATCTTTCAGAAATCCTACCCATCTTGCGCGCCAACGATCGAGCCGATCTCGCACAGATGATTCTTGAGGCCGTCGCCAAACACCACCCTCTTTCACCCGAGGGCCTGCGTACAGAAGGGCTGGCGCAGGAGGCCGAAGGAAAGCTAGACCTGGCGCGCGCAACACTGGAAAGCGCTTTTGCAAGTGATCCTTCATCCGTAGTTGTGCTCCTGGATTTATCCCGTGTGGCAGAGGCCTTAAAGGATTACCCAGGCGCACTTGGATATATCGCTCACGCACGCGATCTGCAGCCCAAAGATGCTTCGCTGCCCTATCGTTTCGGCGCGATCTGCCTCAAGTTAAATTTGCTGGCCGAGGCCCGCAAGGCCCTCGGAGATGCGGTCAAATTGGCCCCGGAGAATCCTCAGTACAACCTTGCAATGGGCATAGTCTCTTCATATGCTCAGGACGCTACCGAAGGGCTTCCATATCTTGAGAAATATCATTCTCTCCGCCCCGCAGATGCTTCAGGAATACTCGCATTGGGCACGACATACTTTCGCGCTAAAGATTTTCAGACTGCATCCACATGGCTAAAACAATGCGTGAATGATGCCAGCACCGCTGCCAGTGCGCGCTACTATCTGGGCAGAATTGCGCGACAAAATGGAAAGCTGGACGAAGCCGCGGCGGAGTTGACACAGTCTCTGACCCTGAAACCTCATCAGTCGGAAGTCCTGGCCGAGTTGGGCCAAACCTATGTGCAAATGAAGAAATATCCCGAGGCGCAGAAAACGTTAGAGGAAGCAATCAAACTGGATGGCGATAACATTGCGGCAAATTTTGCGCTGTTGCAGATGTATGGCCGTACCAACGATCCAAGACGCGACGAACAAACGAAGCGGTTTCACGACATCCGCGAAAAGAATGACGAAACCTATCGTGAGATGATGCGCACCATCGAGATTGACCCCAAGGGTGCTCCAAGAAAAGAGAATAAAGAGCCGGACTCAGTCATCTTCCCCGCAGAGTCGTCTGCCCCGTCTGCTCCGTAG
- a CDS encoding tetratricopeptide repeat protein codes for MLFCSFLVLMSFDRLVPCAYGQSNQSTLGGPALDGSAPVISPASSLDLTSEKASLLSHAIAVHDYTTAEKLLLDEIQRDPHSPRAAHLLALVGNVYFLNRDYIGAAIAWKKSEAIMPLEPSQRFSLSMAYIRLGHPDWARAVLVSLTAQQPKEALFPYWLGRLDYDAHEYGAAIQHFQQAVNLAPGMARAYDNLGLCYFYLNENSKAIDNYKKAIDLDRTSEHPSAWPYLNLAETLQFLGRVQEAEPNVREAVHLDPQLAVARYRLGSVLEDLGQLEAAVPELLEAAKLDDKYAEPHIALAHIYNKLGRKDAAREETQVYLRLHGSSADASRKSAPSN; via the coding sequence ATGCTTTTTTGCTCCTTTCTCGTTCTCATGTCCTTCGATCGCCTTGTGCCATGCGCTTACGGTCAATCGAACCAATCTACACTGGGCGGACCTGCACTGGATGGATCGGCCCCGGTCATCTCTCCCGCATCCTCACTTGACCTTACTTCCGAAAAAGCATCGCTGCTAAGTCATGCGATCGCTGTCCATGACTATACGACCGCTGAAAAGTTGTTGCTGGATGAGATCCAGCGTGATCCTCATTCGCCCCGCGCTGCCCACCTATTGGCCTTAGTCGGGAATGTCTATTTTCTCAACCGGGACTATATTGGCGCGGCTATCGCATGGAAGAAGTCTGAAGCGATCATGCCGCTTGAGCCATCGCAGAGATTTTCGCTATCCATGGCTTATATCCGATTAGGGCATCCGGACTGGGCGCGAGCTGTTCTGGTATCGCTAACCGCTCAGCAGCCGAAAGAAGCGCTCTTCCCTTATTGGCTTGGACGGCTCGACTACGATGCGCATGAATATGGCGCTGCAATTCAGCATTTTCAGCAAGCTGTAAATCTGGCGCCAGGGATGGCACGTGCCTACGATAACCTCGGGCTGTGCTACTTCTATCTGAACGAAAATTCCAAGGCAATCGATAACTACAAGAAGGCTATCGATCTGGACCGGACATCCGAGCATCCCTCGGCATGGCCTTATTTGAATCTCGCGGAGACGCTTCAGTTTCTTGGTCGAGTGCAGGAAGCGGAGCCCAATGTGCGGGAAGCGGTGCATCTGGATCCTCAACTCGCAGTGGCGCGGTATAGGCTTGGGAGCGTGCTTGAAGATTTAGGTCAGTTGGAAGCTGCTGTGCCTGAGTTGCTAGAGGCCGCAAAGCTTGACGACAAATATGCTGAGCCTCACATCGCGCTTGCTCATATCTATAACAAGCTTGGCCGAAAAGATGCTGCCAGGGAAGAAACGCAGGTCTATCTGCGTCTGCATGGAAGCTCGGCGGATGCATCCCGGAAGTCCGCACCATCGAATTGA
- a CDS encoding carboxypeptidase regulatory-like domain-containing protein → MRNTFTRVARCLNVALLGIFLLAVTNLSYGQDTNASLSGTVTDPSGAAIPGAKLTLKNAATSFQQSFESDGTGEYTFRNLTPGKYDLSVTATNFQSSVRTGIELAVNQSARIDVKLPLGKSDETVTVTGDASLINYDNPTIEGGVSPETLQDFPLVVSGAPRSSVTVAILMPGVSTGGGGNAYNARTNGGIVTGDEALVDGATASEGYMNQSGMVSLQTDFGMSPDITSEVKVLTANYDAQYGNSTSGQFIIQTKSGGEHFHGAAYEYLRNDLFNAAQYGAAAKPPDKENDYGANVGGPIWIPKYHSPSAFLKGYFYFNWEGYQDHGGANSSTLSIASARARTGDFSAAGSQLYYPNDPVKYGALAGTAIPNNQIDPSFEDPIAKAFLAQLPTPTNGNEINNYFIPKSGQGSLTNSENVYFWRIDMNVGQKDHLYYTYWWQYTGVNQQSDLPIALSTAAPASPENAPIQRLNWEHNFSSLMTNHATVGYLNRNEGYFALNGKAALPFVPGVANTSFLPEMTFGGGYSQLGNNDGPTSASNLTTRGTWAVNDVATRIQGKHTLSAGVEWKLAGTSIHSGENQGGTFNFAPDTTGNTACPSTAQCPGDAQASFYLGAVASANVAYINVIGKYPRQTGWAFHAGDSWRFNPKLTVSYGLRWDYISPFVDKHNNQSFIDPTGLNPDAITTSGTELPGRLAFAGTKWGAASFGGRYPEVAFKNAFAPRVGFAYTFDEKTVVRAGYGIYFGQAFYPGWGGGLAQDGFNKNLTISETTTGGGFKSPAIYLASGISASQVGQTQNISSGFDNGQQPSLYRPRDGNHRPYSSQWNLTIERQLPSNTLLSVSYVGTKGTHLPSALNPINTLNPFDPKIAGLGADLAVNYNTPTGPATFAKDGISQPYIGWASQMQACDATIAQALLPFPQYCGPLTGLNEQHGTSIYQSFQGKVERRLQGGLYILGSLTWQKMFTDAANNTQSQNASGAGAGGNSGSFSPFDSSRRAYALAPDNVPVTTSLALVYDLPFGKNKRFLNTAGFANTLLGGWQTSPIFRYEDGIPFSFHASSSCVTSTLLQTVSGQNAFRENCVPGLVSGQHPLLQGRNGFNPANTGGKLINAAAFESNFTTLGYTGVGKAVSNIESPSYRNLDIAFTKNTRIAEKFNFRFEANFFNAFNNHYFINQGDTNGGTAYAFVTDVAATGNSFGSWNGSVTTPRTIQFVGRFEF, encoded by the coding sequence ATGCGAAATACATTCACAAGAGTTGCCAGATGTTTGAACGTGGCGCTTCTTGGGATATTTCTGTTAGCCGTGACGAATCTGAGCTACGGGCAAGATACGAACGCCTCCCTCAGCGGAACGGTAACGGACCCCAGTGGCGCCGCAATCCCAGGCGCAAAGCTCACTCTGAAAAACGCCGCTACCAGCTTTCAGCAGAGCTTCGAATCGGATGGAACCGGAGAGTACACGTTCCGCAATCTCACTCCGGGCAAGTACGACCTCTCAGTGACGGCAACCAACTTTCAGTCGTCGGTACGTACTGGAATCGAATTGGCAGTCAATCAGTCTGCCCGTATCGACGTCAAACTACCGCTTGGCAAGTCTGACGAGACGGTTACGGTCACCGGCGATGCTTCGCTGATCAACTACGACAACCCGACCATCGAAGGCGGCGTTAGCCCAGAGACACTGCAGGACTTCCCACTGGTTGTCTCCGGTGCGCCACGCTCATCGGTCACGGTTGCCATCCTGATGCCTGGCGTAAGCACGGGCGGCGGCGGTAATGCATACAACGCTCGTACCAACGGCGGTATCGTCACTGGCGATGAAGCCCTTGTCGACGGCGCGACCGCATCCGAAGGTTACATGAACCAAAGCGGCATGGTCAGCCTGCAAACTGACTTTGGTATGTCGCCGGATATCACCAGCGAAGTTAAAGTTCTAACCGCAAACTACGACGCCCAGTACGGTAACTCGACCTCTGGACAATTCATCATTCAGACCAAGAGCGGCGGCGAACATTTCCACGGCGCGGCTTACGAGTATCTCCGTAACGACCTGTTCAATGCTGCCCAATACGGTGCAGCCGCGAAACCGCCAGATAAGGAAAACGACTACGGCGCGAACGTAGGCGGCCCCATCTGGATTCCGAAATATCACAGCCCAAGCGCATTTCTGAAGGGCTACTTCTACTTCAACTGGGAAGGCTATCAGGATCACGGCGGAGCGAATTCGTCCACCCTCTCGATCGCTTCTGCCCGTGCGCGTACAGGCGATTTCAGCGCAGCAGGCAGCCAACTCTATTACCCCAACGATCCCGTCAAATACGGCGCTCTGGCTGGTACAGCTATCCCGAACAACCAGATCGATCCCTCATTTGAAGATCCGATCGCCAAAGCCTTCCTGGCGCAACTGCCAACCCCAACCAACGGCAATGAAATTAACAACTACTTCATTCCCAAATCGGGTCAGGGCTCTTTGACCAACAGCGAAAATGTGTACTTCTGGCGCATAGACATGAACGTCGGCCAAAAGGACCATCTCTACTACACCTACTGGTGGCAGTACACAGGCGTAAATCAGCAGAGCGATCTGCCGATAGCCCTGTCAACCGCCGCACCAGCCAGCCCGGAAAACGCTCCTATTCAGCGCCTCAACTGGGAGCATAACTTCTCGAGCCTGATGACAAACCATGCAACCGTCGGCTACCTGAACCGTAACGAAGGCTATTTCGCCCTGAACGGCAAAGCAGCATTGCCCTTCGTACCCGGCGTAGCCAACACCAGCTTCCTTCCTGAAATGACCTTCGGCGGCGGCTACTCGCAGCTCGGCAACAACGATGGTCCCACCTCGGCCAGCAATCTGACGACACGTGGAACCTGGGCAGTAAACGACGTCGCCACGCGGATCCAGGGCAAGCACACCCTCAGCGCCGGCGTCGAGTGGAAGCTCGCCGGAACCAGCATTCATAGCGGAGAGAATCAAGGCGGTACCTTCAACTTCGCTCCGGATACAACCGGCAACACAGCTTGCCCCTCAACCGCACAATGCCCTGGAGACGCTCAGGCCAGCTTTTACCTGGGTGCTGTCGCCAGCGCCAACGTTGCATATATCAATGTCATCGGAAAGTATCCTCGCCAGACCGGATGGGCATTCCACGCCGGCGACTCATGGCGTTTCAACCCCAAGCTGACAGTGAGCTACGGCCTTCGTTGGGACTACATCAGCCCCTTCGTGGATAAGCACAACAACCAGTCCTTCATTGATCCGACCGGACTCAACCCGGATGCGATTACAACTTCTGGAACTGAACTCCCTGGCCGTCTTGCATTTGCAGGAACAAAGTGGGGAGCAGCCAGCTTCGGTGGCCGCTATCCAGAAGTCGCCTTCAAAAACGCATTCGCTCCTCGTGTAGGTTTCGCTTACACCTTCGACGAAAAGACCGTTGTTCGCGCCGGTTACGGCATCTACTTCGGTCAAGCGTTCTATCCAGGCTGGGGCGGCGGTCTCGCTCAGGATGGATTCAACAAGAATCTCACCATCTCTGAAACGACAACGGGTGGAGGCTTCAAGTCTCCGGCCATTTATCTAGCTTCGGGAATCTCCGCAAGCCAGGTTGGCCAGACACAAAATATCTCCTCCGGTTTTGACAACGGCCAGCAGCCATCCCTGTATCGTCCACGCGATGGCAACCACAGACCATATTCATCGCAGTGGAACCTGACAATTGAGCGTCAACTTCCAAGTAACACTTTGTTGAGTGTTTCCTATGTTGGCACGAAGGGAACGCATCTTCCTTCTGCACTTAACCCCATCAACACGCTCAACCCATTCGACCCGAAGATTGCCGGTCTTGGCGCGGATCTCGCTGTTAACTACAACACCCCGACCGGTCCTGCAACCTTCGCAAAAGATGGCATCTCTCAGCCGTACATTGGCTGGGCGAGTCAGATGCAAGCTTGCGATGCAACAATCGCCCAGGCTCTTCTGCCGTTCCCGCAATATTGCGGTCCGCTGACTGGGCTCAACGAACAACATGGAACCTCGATCTACCAGTCCTTCCAGGGCAAAGTAGAGCGTCGTCTCCAGGGTGGTTTGTACATCCTCGGCTCTTTAACCTGGCAAAAAATGTTCACCGATGCGGCTAACAATACACAATCTCAGAACGCATCAGGAGCCGGAGCTGGCGGTAACAGTGGTTCGTTCTCGCCCTTCGACTCATCACGTCGCGCATATGCACTCGCTCCCGACAATGTCCCGGTCACAACATCGCTCGCGCTTGTCTATGACCTGCCTTTCGGGAAAAATAAACGCTTCCTCAACACTGCCGGCTTTGCCAACACTCTTCTCGGCGGATGGCAGACCAGCCCCATCTTCCGCTACGAGGACGGCATTCCCTTCTCGTTCCACGCTTCGTCCTCCTGCGTAACAAGCACTCTCCTCCAAACCGTTTCCGGGCAAAATGCGTTTCGTGAAAACTGCGTGCCGGGACTCGTTAGCGGCCAGCACCCGTTGTTGCAGGGAAGGAATGGCTTCAATCCTGCGAACACAGGTGGGAAGCTTATCAATGCAGCCGCATTTGAATCGAACTTTACGACTCTTGGCTACACAGGCGTCGGTAAAGCCGTCTCAAACATCGAGAGCCCAAGCTATCGCAACCTGGATATCGCATTCACGAAGAACACACGGATCGCGGAGAAGTTCAACTTCCGGTTCGAAGCGAACTTCTTCAATGCGTTTAACAATCACTACTTCATCAACCAGGGCGATACGAACGGTGGTACTGCATACGCGTTCGTAACGGACGTGGCAGCTACTGGCAACTCGTTCGGTTCGTGGAATGGATCGGTAACGACACCACGCACCATCCAATTCGTAGGACGCTTCGAGTTCTAA